From the genome of Elusimicrobiaceae bacterium:
TGATTATTGGCATTTTGTCTGCCATTGCCTTGCCGCAATATCAAAAAGCTGTTAAAAAAGCTGACTTTGCAGAAGCTATGCTTAACCTAAAAACAATGGGAGAAGCACAACAAACATGCAAATTAGCTACTGGCGAGGATTATTGTACTTTTGAAGAAATGGGAATAGACATTGGTGTGGCAGGAAACGGCGGAGGAATAAGCTCAATAGTTTCTGATTTAGGTAGAGAAACAAAAAATTTTGTTTATACTTCTTCACCGACTAATGGTACTGGTTTAGTAGCAGCAGAATATAAAAAAGAAGATGTTTGTATCTGTTATTTCCAAGACGGACATTTCGAACTGATGACAGACGATTGTAATCATCCAAACAAAACTTCTTTAAATTACTTTAAATTATTAAATATACCTGAAGAAAATACCGCTTGTGGTTGCTGTTAAATAACAAAACCCCGACACAATTTGTGTCGGGGTTTTTGTAAATATACAACTAAAGTTGTGCTTTACAATTAAGCTTTCTTGGCTACATCTACGAGTTGTTTGAAAGACACGGGGTCCTTAATCGCCATTTCAGACAACATTTTGCGGTTTAAGGTGATACCGGCTTTCGTAAGCCCGTTAATGAACTTAGAATAGCTTAAGCCTTCTTCGCGCACGGCAGCGTTGATACGGGTAATCCACAATTGGCGATACGTATGTTTTTTATCGCGGCGGTCCACATAAGAGTGTACCCACGATTTACCCAATTGCTGGGTAGCCATACGTAAACGACGGGATTTATCTCCGTAATAGCCGCTGGCGGCTCTTAATAATTTTTTCTTCCGGGCGTGCCGGGGAACGCTGAATTTAATTCTCATATTGCTTCACCTCTTATTTTGCCATCGGCATTTGTTTCTGCAAGATGCGTCCGTTGATGGAGTTCTTTTCAATCACTCCGGTTTGGCGCATGTCGTGTTTACGAGAAGCAGAAACAGGCGTAAGCAAATGTTTTCTGCCGGCTTTGCGGTGGGTATATTTACCCTTGGCTGTTAAGCGAAAGCGTTTTTTGGCTCCGCTGTGGTTTTTCATTTTAGGCATTTTAATTTCCTTTTAGTAAGTTAGCGAGGCCCGAACGAAACGGACCGACGCCCCTCCCCTACGCAAACCCTGCGCGGGCAGGTGTTTTTTATCAAAAGAAAGTTAATTCTTAGGAACAAAGGTCATAGACATCCGATTGCCCAACTGCTGCAATCCGCCGTCTACCGTGGCAAGAGGCTCTAAACGCTTAGCCGCGTCGTTGAGCATCTGCTCACCTAGTTCCTTGTGCTGATTTTCGCGGCCGTGAAACACGACCACTAAACGCACTTGATCTTTCTTTTTCAAAAATCCTTCGATTTGTCTAAGTTTGACGTCCAAATCATGCGGAGCAATACGCGATTTAATGCGCAACTCTTTTAAGGTTACTTTGCTCTGCTTTTTCTTGGCGTCTTTCTCTTTTTTGCTCTGTTCGAAAACATACTTGTTGTAATCGAGTATTTTACAAACAGGCGGCTGGGCGTTGGGTGAAATTTCCACTAAGTCCAGCTCTTGTTCTTTGGCCAGCGCGATGGCTTTATGGGTAGGCAACACGCCTA
Proteins encoded in this window:
- the rplT gene encoding 50S ribosomal protein L20; the protein is MRIKFSVPRHARKKKLLRAASGYYGDKSRRLRMATQQLGKSWVHSYVDRRDKKHTYRQLWITRINAAVREEGLSYSKFINGLTKAGITLNRKMLSEMAIKDPVSFKQLVDVAKKA
- the rpmI gene encoding 50S ribosomal protein L35, producing the protein MPKMKNHSGAKKRFRLTAKGKYTHRKAGRKHLLTPVSASRKHDMRQTGVIEKNSINGRILQKQMPMAK
- a CDS encoding type II secretion system protein → MKRKQGFTLIELLVVVLIIGILSAIALPQYQKAVKKADFAEAMLNLKTMGEAQQTCKLATGEDYCTFEEMGIDIGVAGNGGGISSIVSDLGRETKNFVYTSSPTNGTGLVAAEYKKEDVCICYFQDGHFELMTDDCNHPNKTSLNYFKLLNIPEENTACGCC
- the infC gene encoding translation initiation factor IF-3 gives rise to the protein MARFDNKRVFKKDLYTRNGNIRAEEVRVIDSDGAMIGVLPTHKAIALAKEQELDLVEISPNAQPPVCKILDYNKYVFEQSKKEKDAKKKQSKVTLKELRIKSRIAPHDLDVKLRQIEGFLKKKDQVRLVVVFHGRENQHKELGEQMLNDAAKRLEPLATVDGGLQQLGNRMSMTFVPKN